The following are encoded together in the Paludisphaera mucosa genome:
- a CDS encoding ATP-binding protein, producing the protein MEAFAPRRRRIFFASVERPPEEVPPKSRRVWRFRRSRSDAPETDGPHRPPPEGLGPGSGESPWKGYAVGASLGAAAILLRLISKPLLGDDFLLLTAFPALVAASWWGGFGPALVTLGVTLAAFSWVPPAPGGAVRGVASPILGLGLYALAGGGVAYFGGRMRSSLTASECARLAAQERHARLEQEAGEQRRASQAEEERLLRQQVELRETAEDQSRRLEELLVELREKNAFLMAILRQVPSGIVVAEAGTSRVLLSNDEAEQIIRGGLQPGLRIERQVESDELVGLRPDGSRYEVEEWPLMRTLARGETVVDEEIDLVFCDGEKRRICVNSGPALDDRGRMVAAVAAFHDVTTRRAAEAAVTESERWFRQLAEAIPQIVFMTRLDDSIVYLNRRWFDYTGATEADAKVDGGPIGVVHPEDVAAILAERSKSKETGEPLELEYRIRGRDGSYRWFLGRSMWLRDASGGLLYRFGTATDIDDRKRSEQAARFLADAGAKLAAVVDAESTLREIARLAVPYFADWSAVDVLEEGGELRRVAVAYGEGEPIDVMDTISHRYRLRADMPHGLFEVVQTRRPALIAEVTEDNLRSGARNEEHLEALRSFGPRSYLCVPMVGREGVLGALSFATTHSGRHFDDADLQLALELAGRAAIAVENGRLYDRLREADRRKDDFLATLAHELRNPMAPIRNSVQILQMKGGGDADAEWARDVIDRQVGHLSRLVDDLLDVSRITREKLDLRPERIQVAAAVAAAVEISRPTIDGKGQVLHVDLPADPVALDADPTRLAQVLANLLDNASKFSPRETRIDLGVARRGREVEIRVKDHGIGIRPEQIPHVFEMFAQFAPILERPQGGLGIGLALVKGVVELHKGTVEACSEGPGLGSEFVVRLPLSDGGSSPTREESAPTREAAPSQARVLVVDDSEDIAESLGRLLTLQGCEVHLAHDGEQAFVLACRLRPDFAVLDIGLPGMNGYELARAIRGEPWGRDVVLIAVTGWGRLNDRARSGEAGFDHHLVKPVEPDALVQIIADPSAGSS; encoded by the coding sequence ATGGAAGCCTTCGCGCCGCGGCGTCGACGGATTTTCTTCGCCAGCGTCGAGCGACCTCCCGAGGAGGTTCCGCCGAAGTCCCGCCGCGTCTGGCGGTTCCGACGTTCGAGGTCCGACGCCCCGGAGACCGATGGCCCGCATCGGCCGCCGCCCGAGGGGCTGGGCCCCGGGTCGGGCGAGTCCCCATGGAAGGGCTATGCGGTCGGCGCGTCCCTGGGGGCGGCGGCGATCCTCCTGCGATTGATCTCGAAGCCGCTCCTCGGTGACGACTTCCTCCTCCTGACGGCGTTCCCGGCGCTGGTCGCCGCATCGTGGTGGGGGGGCTTCGGGCCGGCCTTGGTCACACTCGGGGTGACGTTGGCGGCTTTCTCCTGGGTACCGCCCGCTCCCGGCGGGGCCGTGCGCGGCGTGGCTTCCCCGATCCTGGGGTTGGGCCTGTACGCGCTGGCGGGGGGCGGCGTCGCCTACTTCGGAGGACGGATGAGGTCGTCGTTGACGGCCTCGGAATGCGCCCGTCTCGCGGCCCAGGAACGGCACGCGCGGCTCGAGCAGGAGGCCGGCGAGCAGCGCCGGGCCTCTCAGGCGGAAGAGGAGCGGCTGCTGCGCCAGCAGGTGGAGCTGCGCGAGACGGCCGAGGACCAGTCGCGGCGGCTTGAGGAGTTGCTGGTCGAACTCCGCGAGAAGAACGCGTTCCTGATGGCCATCCTCCGCCAGGTCCCCTCGGGTATCGTGGTGGCCGAGGCCGGGACTTCGCGGGTGCTCCTGAGCAACGACGAGGCCGAGCAGATCATCCGCGGCGGCCTGCAGCCCGGGCTGCGGATCGAGCGTCAGGTCGAGTCGGACGAGCTGGTCGGCCTCCGTCCCGACGGCTCGCGATACGAGGTCGAAGAGTGGCCGCTGATGCGGACCCTGGCCCGGGGCGAGACGGTCGTCGACGAGGAGATCGACCTGGTCTTCTGCGACGGCGAGAAGCGGCGGATCTGCGTGAACTCGGGCCCGGCGCTCGACGACCGGGGGCGGATGGTTGCCGCGGTCGCCGCCTTCCACGACGTCACCACCCGGCGGGCGGCCGAGGCCGCCGTGACCGAGAGCGAGCGCTGGTTCCGGCAGCTCGCCGAGGCCATCCCCCAGATCGTTTTCATGACCCGGCTCGACGATTCCATCGTCTACCTCAACCGTCGCTGGTTCGACTACACCGGCGCGACCGAGGCCGATGCCAAGGTCGACGGCGGCCCGATCGGCGTCGTCCACCCCGAAGACGTCGCCGCCATCCTCGCCGAGCGCTCGAAGTCGAAGGAGACCGGCGAGCCGCTGGAGCTGGAATACCGCATCCGCGGGCGAGACGGCTCGTACCGCTGGTTCCTGGGCCGATCGATGTGGCTCCGCGACGCCTCCGGCGGCCTGCTTTATCGGTTCGGCACCGCGACGGACATCGACGACCGCAAGCGTTCCGAGCAGGCGGCGCGGTTCCTGGCCGACGCCGGGGCCAAGCTCGCGGCGGTGGTCGACGCCGAGTCGACGCTCCGCGAGATCGCCCGCCTGGCCGTTCCCTACTTCGCCGACTGGAGCGCCGTCGACGTGCTGGAGGAGGGCGGCGAGCTGCGCCGGGTCGCCGTGGCGTACGGCGAGGGCGAGCCTATCGACGTGATGGACACCATCTCGCACCGCTATCGCCTTCGCGCCGACATGCCGCACGGGCTGTTCGAGGTCGTCCAGACCCGCCGGCCGGCCCTGATCGCCGAGGTCACCGAGGACAACCTTCGATCCGGCGCCCGCAACGAAGAACACCTGGAGGCGCTCCGATCTTTCGGCCCCCGGTCGTATCTGTGCGTCCCCATGGTGGGCCGCGAGGGGGTCCTGGGGGCGCTCTCGTTCGCGACGACGCATTCGGGCCGCCACTTCGACGACGCCGACCTGCAACTGGCCCTGGAACTCGCCGGCCGCGCGGCGATCGCCGTGGAAAACGGCCGGCTTTACGACCGGCTCCGCGAGGCCGACCGCCGCAAGGACGACTTCCTGGCGACCCTGGCCCACGAGCTGCGCAACCCGATGGCCCCGATCCGCAACTCGGTGCAGATCCTCCAGATGAAGGGCGGGGGCGACGCCGACGCGGAGTGGGCCCGCGACGTCATCGATCGCCAGGTCGGCCACCTGTCGAGGCTGGTGGACGACCTGCTCGACGTCTCGCGGATCACCCGCGAGAAGCTGGATCTCCGCCCGGAGCGGATCCAGGTGGCCGCCGCCGTCGCCGCGGCCGTCGAGATCAGCCGCCCCACGATCGACGGCAAGGGACAGGTGCTGCACGTCGACCTCCCCGCCGACCCCGTCGCGCTCGACGCCGACCCGACCCGGCTCGCCCAGGTCCTGGCCAACCTGCTCGACAACGCCTCCAAGTTCTCCCCTCGGGAGACGAGGATCGACCTCGGCGTCGCCCGTCGCGGTCGCGAGGTCGAGATCCGGGTGAAGGATCACGGGATCGGGATCCGCCCCGAGCAGATCCCCCACGTCTTCGAGATGTTCGCCCAGTTCGCCCCGATCCTCGAACGGCCTCAGGGGGGCCTGGGGATCGGGCTGGCGCTGGTCAAGGGGGTCGTCGAGCTGCACAAGGGGACGGTCGAGGCTTGCAGCGAAGGCCCGGGCCTGGGAAGCGAGTTCGTCGTGCGGCTCCCCCTCTCCGACGGCGGATCCTCGCCGACGCGCGAGGAGTCGGCCCCGACCCGCGAAGCCGCCCCCTCGCAGGCCCGCGTCCTGGTCGTCGACGACAGCGAGGACATCGCCGAATCGCTGGGCCGGCTGCTGACTCTCCAGGGCTGTGAGGTGCACTTGGCGCACGACGGCGAGCAGGCCTTCGTCCTGGCGTGCCGACTCCGCCCCGACTTCGCCGTCCTCGACATCGGCCTGCCCGGCATGAACGGCTACGAACTGGCCCGCGCCATCCGCGGCGAGCCCTGGGGTCGCGACGTGGTCTTGATCGCCGTCACCGGCTGGGGCCGGTTGAACGACCGCGCCCGTTCCGGAGAGGCCGGGTTCGACCATCACCTCGTCAAGCCGGTCGAGCCCGACGCGCTCGTCCAGATCATCGCCGACCCGTCCGCCGGCTCGTCCTGA
- a CDS encoding sugar phosphate isomerase/epimerase family protein, translating to MMTRGFSRRGFFEAVAAVGAAGVARGQGVAARKMTMDLVCGNLGVRADLPTAMALAHKHGFESVAPDAGHFAKLADGQLAELLEDLKAKKLAWGAAALAVDFRGDDGAFRAGMAELPAFAAALQRAGATRVGTWIRPGDDRMTYVANFRRHAARLREVAKVLGDHGVRLGLEYVGPKSAWSSSRHPFIHTLAEVRDLIAEIGRDDVGVVLDAWHWYTAGETADDLRGLTNRDVVACDLNDAPASVPVDQQRDGVRELPSATGVIDLKAFLSTLAAIGYDGPVRAEPFNATLRTLPADEAVAAAARAMKRSFALLG from the coding sequence ATGATGACCCGAGGGTTCTCGCGACGTGGCTTCTTTGAAGCCGTCGCCGCGGTCGGCGCGGCGGGCGTCGCGCGCGGCCAGGGCGTCGCCGCCCGGAAGATGACGATGGACCTCGTCTGCGGGAACCTCGGCGTGCGGGCCGACCTGCCGACCGCCATGGCCCTGGCCCACAAGCACGGGTTCGAGTCGGTCGCGCCCGACGCGGGCCATTTCGCGAAGCTCGCCGACGGCCAACTCGCCGAGCTGCTCGAGGACCTGAAGGCCAAGAAGCTCGCCTGGGGCGCCGCCGCGCTGGCCGTCGACTTCCGGGGCGACGACGGAGCCTTCCGCGCCGGGATGGCGGAGCTGCCCGCCTTCGCCGCCGCGCTTCAGCGGGCCGGCGCGACGCGGGTCGGCACCTGGATCCGGCCCGGCGACGACCGGATGACCTACGTCGCCAACTTCCGCCGCCACGCCGCGCGGCTGAGGGAGGTCGCCAAGGTCCTGGGCGACCACGGCGTCCGGTTGGGGCTGGAATACGTGGGGCCGAAGTCCGCCTGGTCGTCGTCGCGACACCCGTTCATCCACACGCTGGCCGAGGTCCGCGACCTGATCGCCGAGATCGGCCGCGACGACGTGGGGGTGGTCCTCGACGCCTGGCACTGGTACACGGCCGGCGAGACGGCCGACGACCTGCGCGGGCTTACCAACCGCGACGTCGTCGCCTGCGACCTGAACGACGCCCCGGCGTCCGTCCCCGTCGACCAGCAGCGCGACGGCGTGCGCGAGCTTCCCTCGGCCACCGGCGTGATCGACCTGAAGGCCTTCCTGTCGACGCTCGCCGCCATCGGCTACGACGGCCCGGTCCGCGCCGAGCCGTTCAACGCCACCCTCCGCACCCTGCCCGCCGACGAGGCCGTCGCCGCGGCGGCCCGGGCCATGAAGCGGTCCTTCGCCCTGCTGGGCTGA
- a CDS encoding glycoside hydrolase family 99-like domain-containing protein encodes MRSLAKLMFIALLAQASWQASAAPPAEARAKVGAYYFDGWTGKTFHITERLTTEFADREPIWGWRDDSVAVMEEQIGYAADAGVAFFSFCWYWPEGPDKACPMNQALDFYHQAKNRERLEFCLLVANHGGYRIGPKAWDEVSAVWVGEFQKPGHLKLGGEPLLIFFSPRELIQEFGSPEAVASAFEKLRARARAAGLSGVKIAGCATPGPEYGWDDLEKLAACGFDLFTGYNYPGAGRKGPELERPFAELTEGSEGVWDGFARKSPRPYVPVVTAGWDMRPWEKPGDAKPPSLYYVDRTPAAVADAVDRGIRWLDRHPDRTLPERLLLVYAWNENGEGGYLTPTKSGGTAFLDAFRKVVARPRP; translated from the coding sequence ATGCGATCGCTCGCGAAGCTCATGTTCATCGCGCTGCTGGCCCAGGCGTCGTGGCAGGCGTCGGCCGCGCCGCCGGCGGAGGCGCGGGCGAAGGTGGGCGCCTACTACTTCGACGGCTGGACCGGGAAGACGTTCCACATCACCGAGCGGCTGACGACCGAGTTCGCCGACCGCGAGCCGATCTGGGGCTGGCGCGACGACTCCGTCGCGGTCATGGAGGAGCAGATCGGCTACGCGGCCGACGCCGGCGTCGCCTTCTTCAGCTTCTGCTGGTACTGGCCGGAGGGGCCCGACAAGGCCTGCCCCATGAACCAGGCGCTCGACTTCTACCACCAGGCGAAGAACCGCGAGCGGCTGGAATTCTGCCTGCTGGTCGCGAATCACGGCGGCTACCGGATCGGCCCCAAGGCGTGGGACGAGGTCTCGGCCGTCTGGGTCGGCGAGTTCCAGAAGCCTGGCCACCTCAAGCTCGGCGGCGAGCCGCTCCTGATCTTCTTCTCCCCGCGCGAGCTGATCCAGGAGTTCGGCTCCCCCGAGGCCGTGGCCTCAGCCTTCGAGAAGCTTCGCGCGCGGGCCCGGGCCGCCGGCCTGTCGGGCGTGAAGATCGCCGGCTGCGCCACCCCGGGGCCGGAGTACGGCTGGGACGACCTGGAGAAGTTGGCGGCCTGCGGCTTCGACCTCTTCACCGGCTACAACTACCCCGGCGCGGGCCGCAAGGGGCCCGAGCTGGAGCGGCCCTTCGCCGAGCTGACCGAGGGGAGCGAGGGCGTCTGGGACGGCTTCGCCCGCAAGAGTCCCCGGCCCTACGTCCCGGTCGTCACCGCGGGTTGGGACATGCGGCCCTGGGAGAAGCCCGGCGACGCCAAGCCGCCGTCGCTCTACTACGTTGACCGCACGCCGGCCGCCGTGGCCGACGCCGTCGACCGCGGAATCCGCTGGCTCGACCGCCATCCCGACCGCACCCTCCCCGAGCGGCTCCTGCTCGTCTACGCCTGGAACGAGAACGGCGAGGGCGGCTACCTGACGCCGACCAAGTCGGGTGGGACGGCCTTCCTCGACGCCTTCCGGAAGGTCGTCGCGAGGCCCAGGCCATAG
- a CDS encoding spermidine synthase, with the protein MPLVRFLRKAPPWATVASALVLAIAVASLAPPGSVRGALLQVPGQLELDEVSNYSHVKVTRDGSTRTLWFVRDNGEHVVESKVDVERPDDLRVEYTRFMFLSYVFRPQPKKVLIVGLGGGSMVHFLKIHDPAVKVDVVEIDPLIVSIADRYFGVKTGGNVDVKVTDGLAYLRESDAKYDVIYMDAFLRPSGGTDMTGVPLHLKTLTFYEQVKQRLNPDGVVVFNLNPHLSVQQDIQTIRDAFPHTYVFRLQGYDGFVVVASTAKEAMTPIAISAEATRLDKRFEAPFSFRTMAGRLRRR; encoded by the coding sequence ATGCCGCTGGTCCGGTTCTTACGCAAGGCCCCGCCGTGGGCGACGGTCGCATCGGCCCTGGTCCTGGCCATCGCGGTCGCCTCGCTCGCGCCTCCCGGGTCGGTCCGGGGCGCGCTCCTCCAGGTCCCCGGCCAGCTCGAGCTCGACGAGGTGTCGAACTACTCCCACGTCAAGGTCACGCGCGACGGGTCCACGCGCACGCTCTGGTTCGTCCGCGACAACGGCGAGCACGTCGTCGAGAGCAAGGTCGACGTCGAGCGGCCCGACGACCTGCGGGTCGAATACACCCGCTTCATGTTCCTCAGCTACGTCTTCCGGCCGCAGCCCAAGAAGGTGCTCATCGTGGGTCTCGGCGGCGGGTCGATGGTCCACTTCCTCAAGATCCACGACCCTGCGGTCAAGGTGGACGTCGTCGAGATCGACCCCCTGATCGTCAGCATCGCCGACCGCTACTTCGGCGTGAAGACGGGCGGCAACGTCGACGTCAAGGTGACCGACGGCCTGGCCTACCTCCGCGAGTCCGACGCCAAGTACGACGTCATCTACATGGACGCCTTCCTCCGCCCCTCGGGCGGGACCGACATGACGGGCGTGCCGCTGCACCTGAAGACCCTGACCTTCTACGAGCAGGTCAAGCAGCGGCTCAACCCCGACGGCGTCGTCGTCTTCAACCTCAACCCCCACCTGTCCGTCCAGCAGGACATCCAGACCATCCGCGACGCCTTCCCCCACACCTACGTCTTCCGGCTCCAGGGGTACGACGGCTTCGTGGTGGTCGCCTCCACGGCCAAGGAGGCGATGACCCCCATCGCCATCAGCGCCGAGGCCACCCGGCTGGATAAGCGCTTCGAGGCCCCGTTCTCCTTCCGTACGATGGCAGGCCGCCTCCGACGCCGTTGA
- a CDS encoding nuclear transport factor 2 family protein translates to MSLSFLLRAWPAVAFLAVVWSFGGRPAVAADLPTILLTGFEPFGKEKPPNPSWEGIKALDGREWNGFRLVARQLPVVWDEPLKRVEALVAELHPAAVFAFGQGRKDAFTVEGLARRDRWPFPDESGAKPRAPAIADGPLAFLATSDVERLVKTLAAKGQPVRLSDDAGRYLCEELLYSLEYLKKAGKIRGPVLFCHVPPLGVKLKDEVVDAARVEKFVLDVLDAWREIDGDASRPKPEAAVRSDAVVRPVAFRIQAPAADATAREKEARAFVERYFKVWSDRDMDGYDDCFMTDASIQHIDGQGQLFTIPRPRFVASQRDAHRRSPSRMIEVPESIEIRFEQELARAVVYWKLTAGDRVQKGYDHFTLRRDRGRWRIVNLLFYSTDEE, encoded by the coding sequence TTGAGCCTTTCCTTCCTCCTCCGCGCGTGGCCGGCGGTCGCATTCCTGGCCGTCGTCTGGTCCTTCGGGGGCCGGCCGGCCGTCGCGGCCGACCTGCCGACGATCCTGCTGACCGGCTTCGAGCCGTTCGGCAAGGAGAAGCCGCCGAACCCCTCGTGGGAGGGGATCAAGGCGCTCGACGGCCGCGAGTGGAACGGCTTCCGGCTCGTCGCCCGCCAGCTCCCCGTCGTCTGGGACGAGCCATTGAAGCGGGTCGAGGCCCTCGTCGCCGAGCTGCACCCCGCGGCCGTCTTCGCGTTCGGCCAGGGGCGCAAGGACGCCTTCACGGTCGAGGGCCTGGCGCGTCGGGATCGCTGGCCCTTCCCGGACGAGTCGGGCGCGAAGCCCAGGGCGCCGGCCATCGCCGACGGCCCGCTCGCGTTCCTCGCCACGTCCGACGTCGAGCGGCTCGTCAAGACGCTCGCCGCCAAGGGCCAGCCTGTCCGGCTCTCCGACGACGCCGGCCGCTATCTCTGCGAGGAGTTGCTCTACAGCCTCGAATACCTCAAAAAGGCGGGCAAGATCCGCGGGCCCGTCCTCTTCTGCCACGTCCCGCCGCTGGGCGTCAAGTTGAAGGATGAGGTCGTGGACGCCGCGCGCGTCGAGAAATTCGTCCTGGACGTCCTCGACGCCTGGCGCGAGATCGACGGCGACGCATCCCGGCCGAAGCCCGAGGCGGCCGTCCGATCCGACGCCGTCGTCCGGCCCGTCGCCTTCCGCATCCAGGCCCCGGCGGCCGATGCGACGGCCCGCGAGAAGGAGGCCCGAGCCTTCGTCGAGCGCTACTTCAAGGTCTGGTCGGACCGCGACATGGACGGCTACGACGACTGCTTCATGACCGACGCCTCGATCCAGCACATCGACGGCCAGGGCCAGCTTTTCACCATCCCCCGTCCCCGTTTCGTCGCCAGCCAGCGCGACGCCCACCGACGCTCGCCGAGTCGCATGATCGAGGTCCCCGAGTCGATCGAGATCCGCTTCGAGCAGGAACTCGCCCGCGCGGTGGTCTACTGGAAGTTGACCGCCGGGGACCGAGTCCAGAAAGGCTATGACCACTTCACCCTGCGGCGGGACCGCGGCCGATGGCGGATCGTCAACCTGCTTTTCTACTCCACCGACGAGGAGTGA
- a CDS encoding cellulase family glycosylhydrolase, translating into MPDRRLAALAILAATCLATTAQTRGEGPEKSPLARIRVSEDRKHFVLDGSNRRFVLWGVNYDHDDAGRLLEDYWADEWAKVVEDFREIKDLGANVVRIHLQTGRFLKSADAADEGSLKRLGDLIRLAESTRLYLDVTGLGCYHEKDVPVWYDALDEAARWDAQAVFWKAVAGVCKDSPAVFCYDLMNEPIASGGEDEKDWLPGEPLGDMHFVQRLTIDVKGRTNEQIAGAWVKRLSSAIKEVDDRRPITVGEIPWAQVFKGAKPLFQDPEVGKPLDFVAVHFYPKAGKLDETLEALKVYEVGKPLVIEEIFPLGASLEETETFLDRSRAHVDGWISFYWGRTIPECEQAADLPHAVTAAWLKRLRALAPADSRLEVVVP; encoded by the coding sequence ATGCCCGACCGACGCCTCGCCGCCCTGGCGATCCTCGCCGCGACCTGCCTCGCAACGACGGCGCAGACGCGAGGAGAGGGTCCCGAAAAATCGCCGTTGGCGCGGATCCGGGTAAGCGAGGACCGCAAGCATTTCGTCCTCGACGGTTCGAATCGTCGGTTCGTCCTGTGGGGCGTGAACTACGACCACGACGACGCCGGGCGACTGCTCGAAGACTACTGGGCCGACGAATGGGCCAAGGTCGTCGAGGATTTCCGCGAGATCAAGGACCTGGGCGCGAACGTCGTCCGGATCCACCTGCAGACGGGCAGGTTCCTGAAATCCGCCGACGCGGCCGACGAGGGGAGCCTCAAGCGGCTGGGCGACCTGATCAGGCTTGCGGAGTCGACCCGGCTGTACCTCGACGTCACCGGCCTGGGCTGCTACCACGAGAAGGACGTCCCGGTCTGGTACGACGCGCTGGACGAGGCCGCCCGCTGGGACGCGCAGGCCGTCTTCTGGAAGGCGGTCGCCGGGGTCTGCAAGGACAGCCCGGCCGTCTTCTGCTACGACCTGATGAACGAGCCCATCGCGTCGGGCGGCGAGGACGAGAAGGACTGGCTCCCCGGCGAGCCGCTGGGCGACATGCACTTCGTCCAGCGCCTGACGATCGACGTCAAGGGCCGGACGAACGAACAAATTGCCGGGGCCTGGGTCAAGCGGCTGTCGTCCGCCATCAAGGAAGTGGACGATCGACGCCCGATCACCGTGGGCGAGATCCCCTGGGCGCAGGTGTTCAAGGGGGCGAAGCCGCTTTTCCAGGACCCCGAGGTCGGCAAGCCGCTCGACTTCGTGGCCGTCCATTTTTATCCCAAGGCCGGCAAGCTCGACGAGACGCTCGAGGCGCTCAAGGTCTACGAGGTCGGCAAGCCGCTGGTCATCGAGGAGATCTTCCCCCTGGGCGCCAGCCTGGAGGAGACCGAGACCTTCCTCGATCGCTCCAGGGCCCACGTCGACGGCTGGATCAGCTTCTACTGGGGCCGGACCATCCCCGAATGCGAGCAGGCCGCCGACCTGCCGCACGCCGTCACCGCCGCATGGCTCAAGCGGTTACGCGCCCTCGCCCCGGCCGATTCGCGTCTGGAAGTCGTGGTCCCCTGA